One Tribolium castaneum strain GA2 chromosome 6, icTriCast1.1, whole genome shotgun sequence genomic window, ttttttatttatgtcttAGCTTCTTTTACTGATGTCACAAAATGTGTGATTGATGGAGAGGAGTATTTAGAAGGTCAGGATTTTTACCCTCAAAACACCTGTCTGAGGTGTGTTTGCCAGGAAGGGTTTATAGGTGACTTAGGGCCACCTTTTTGCAAAAGAATCTCTTGTGGTGAACAGCTCAAACACGCTGTGTTCCTCCAAGAAATTTGTGCCCCGGTTTATTACCAAAAAAGTGACGAGCCGTTTTGTTGCCCCAATGACTGGATTTGTGGTACGTTTTCAAAACTGTTTTCTTGTAATGACTTTGCCGGTTTAGCCAACGGATCAGAAGTGATTAGAGGCGAAGCTCTATCAGGTGGGTTGTTTTGGCAACGACTgatttttcaaagaaaaattcCAGATGAGGTTTGCATGTTTGGCGAGTGGACGCTAAAAGTCGGCGAATGGTTTAAAAACCGTGATGAAATTTTGTGTGAATGTTTAATTCCGCCTCTGGTGACCTGTCATCTCTTTGATAAATATGACGCTTTATAATTTGAGCTAATTAAAATGATTgtccgtttttattttttaaaattagtccTCCGAATGGGGCAATTTATTCTAGGAAAAATAAATGCGCCCAAATCAATACTCATTTAAAAGTGCGATTTGGATCAGCAGTCGTCGGATTACCAATCTGGCAAGTATAAATTAAAAGGTGTTTCTGGAAAATTCAGTTAGGGtgtaatttaatgtttttcatttttcttggcGGTTTCGAATTTGCTCCGCCCTCGGGCGATGAATCCatcaatttattacacaatcaacattactttaattaaaagttggtAAAAAACGGACGCACCGCCGCCCTTCTTTTGATATGTTTGGGAAGTTAATTtatcataaattaaaaagtaataaaagttttggcTTTCTCCCAACTGTTACGTTGAATTTCGCCTCTTATCATTCTTTTAGCAATAATTGAATGTCCTTATGTCCTATTCTCCGGCTTATTAACTCCTCAGCCGCGAGGcatgaatatttaaatttatgtaaattgtG contains:
- the LOC107398488 gene encoding uncharacterized protein LOC107398488 produces the protein MISILVLYVLVQVFFASADDCDYLGVLLYEDLGCVPQYSEANTNSECPVKYSCEGLGPWYDYCHFRGNIYEFSQVVEKNLSLPSCDEGCFCSNFYTGYNFECAVLDCPEWFGEPIPEGCYRKYTLEHCCSIGETCPSFTDVTKCVIDGEEYLEGQDFYPQNTCLRCVCQEGFIGDLGPPFCKRISCGEQLKHAVFLQEICAPVYYQKSDEPFCCPNDWICANGSEVIRGEALSDEVCMFGEWTLKVGEWFKNRDEILCECLIPPLVTCHLFDKYDAL